The following are encoded together in the Balaenoptera acutorostrata chromosome 9, mBalAcu1.1, whole genome shotgun sequence genome:
- the LOC103016482 gene encoding LOW QUALITY PROTEIN: probable G-protein coupled receptor 45 (The sequence of the model RefSeq protein was modified relative to this genomic sequence to represent the inferred CDS: substituted 1 base at 1 genomic stop codon): protein MACNRSSIETXEYLLPNGSHVADSRAPPTPAPLRMSLAVLMMLMILVGFLSNAVVCIIVYQRPTMRSAITLLLATLAFSDIILSLCFMPFTVVTLITVRWHFGDSFCSLSAALYWFFILEGVVILLIISMDRFLIIIQHQERLNPRRAKVITAVSWALYFCVSAPLLGGWPLVEVPAWAPQCMLGYTEFLAGHAKVLTLVGAAFFTTFAVMLSSYLGILHTVRKNAVCMHNQSDSLDLQLPTRTSLRRLQQQQQVSLDLSFKTKAFTTILILFVGFSLCWLLHSVYSLLSVFSRRFYCRLSFYTTSFCVLELSYLKSVFNPIVYCWRIKKFCKACLELLPQTFQILPKVPEQIQRRIQPSTVYACTENQYPV from the coding sequence ATGGCTTGTAACCGCTCGTCCATCGAGACCTAGGAATACCTGCTGCCCAACGGGAGCCACGTGGCAGACTCCCGGGCACCCCCAACACCTGCGCCCCTCAGGATGTCCCTGGCGGTCCTCATGATGCTGATGATCTTGGTGGGGTTCCTCAGCAATGCCGTGGTCTGCATCATCGTGTACCAGAGGCCGACCATGCGCTCTGCCATCACCCTGCTGCTGGCCACGCTAGCCTTCTCGGACATCATACTGTCCTTGTGCTTCATGCCCTTCACCGTCGTAACCCTCATCACCGTCCGCTGGCACTTCGGGGACTCCTTCTGCAGTCTCTCGGCCGCGCTCTACTGGTTCTTCATCCTGGAGGGCGTGGTCATCCTACTCATCATCAGCATGGACCGCTTCCTCATCATCATCCAGCACCAGGAAAGGCTGAACCCCCGCAGGGCCAAGGTGATCACCGCCGTGTCCTGGGCGCTGTACTTCTGTGTTTCAGCCCCATTGCTGGGCGGCTGGCCGCTGGTGGAGGTGCCGGCGTGGGCCCCACAATGCATGCTGGGCTACACCGAGTTCCTGGCCGGCCACGCCAAAGTGCTGACTCTGGTGGGGGCCGCCTTCTTCACGACCTTCGCCGTGATGCTCAGCTCCTACCTGGGCATACTGCACACGGTGCGCAAGAACGCCGTGTGCATGCACAACCAGTCCGACAGCCTGGACCTGCAGCTGCCGACCCGCACCAGCCTACGGCggctccagcagcagcagcaggtcaGCCTGGACCTGAGCTTCAAAACCAAGGCCTTCACCACCATCCTGATCCTCTTCGTGGGCTTCTCGCTGTGCTGGCTGCTGCACTCCGTCTATAGCCTGCTGTCCGTGTTCAGCCGGAGGTTCTACTGCAGACTCTCGTTCTACACCACCAGCTTCTGCGTCCTAGAGCTCAGCTACCTCAAGTCTGTCTTCAACCCCATCGTCTACTGCTGGCGAATCAAGAAGTTCTGCAAGGCCTGTCTGGAGCTGCTGCCCCAGACCTTCCAGATCCTCCCCAAAGTGCCTGAGCAGATCCAGAGGAGAATCCAGCCAAGCACCGTCTACGCATGCACCGAAAACCAGTACCCTGTGTAG